In Colwellia sp. M166, a genomic segment contains:
- a CDS encoding RND family transporter, translating to MKFNSIINVVEATLFRRRLAVLVFFILASIFLLFQATQIKLDAAFTKHIPLNHSYMKTYLKHQENFGGANNVLISVCDSSGDIFNPEFFTALKGVHDKLFFIPGVDRIQVKSLFSPSTRFVEIVEDGFAGGPVIPANFQPNEAGLAIVKGNIEKAGIVGSIVADDYSCSMVKTSLMEIDPNTGKKLDSIVLAEQLENEIRGEFEQGNISVHIIGFTKMVGDVAKGAKGVVTFFAIAIAITTLMVFWFCRSLALTILPISCSLIAVVWQLGMLSTLGFGLDPMSILVPFLVFAIGVSHGVQMINSVSKMVNSGKTSKQAAQLSFRVLLVPGGIALLSDTVGFMTLLSIDIGIIRELAITASLGVAMIILTNLVLLPLLVSYIHVPRNKANNDGKKSSSSDGLWHFMSAFATRKVAIFILAITAVLYIVGYQNAQNMKIGELHAGAPSLHEASRYNQDTFLITDKYAISVDYMSVIVETTADACTYYEHMDVIDRFQWRMENVAGVQSAVSLASIAKIVNSGYNEGNPKWRVLSRNQQTLVQSIARVPSSSGLLNSDCSAMPVILFLEDHKAETINRVVDAAKLVANELATDSLSFKLASGPVGVMAATNEAVEAAQIPMMLYVYGAVIILCLLSFRSLRATIAVVVPLYVVSTLAQWLMTELNIGLTVSTLPVIALGVGIGVDYGIYILSTMSVKLRNGATVQSAYFDALKERGSAVLITGVTLAIGVSTWFFSDLKFQVDMGILLTFMFLVNMIAAILVLPAIAAFLWRERK from the coding sequence ATGAAATTTAATTCTATTATCAATGTTGTTGAAGCAACACTTTTCCGCCGTCGGTTAGCCGTCTTGGTATTTTTTATTCTTGCCAGTATATTTCTGTTGTTTCAAGCGACACAAATTAAACTTGATGCTGCTTTTACCAAACATATTCCGTTAAATCATAGTTATATGAAAACTTATCTCAAGCATCAAGAAAACTTTGGTGGTGCGAATAATGTGTTAATTTCCGTCTGTGACAGTAGTGGCGATATTTTTAACCCTGAGTTTTTTACCGCGCTAAAAGGCGTGCATGATAAGTTGTTTTTTATTCCAGGTGTTGATCGCATTCAGGTTAAGTCATTATTTTCACCTAGTACACGCTTTGTTGAAATAGTTGAAGACGGTTTTGCTGGTGGGCCCGTGATCCCGGCAAACTTTCAACCTAATGAAGCGGGTTTAGCGATTGTTAAAGGTAATATAGAAAAAGCCGGTATCGTGGGTAGTATTGTAGCCGACGATTATAGCTGTTCAATGGTCAAAACCTCGTTGATGGAAATTGACCCTAATACCGGTAAGAAACTCGATAGTATTGTCCTTGCCGAACAATTAGAAAATGAAATCCGTGGTGAATTTGAGCAAGGTAATATCTCAGTACACATCATTGGTTTTACTAAAATGGTTGGCGACGTTGCAAAAGGTGCGAAAGGGGTTGTTACCTTTTTTGCTATCGCTATTGCTATTACCACCTTGATGGTATTTTGGTTCTGTCGTTCACTTGCGCTAACTATTTTACCTATTTCTTGTTCTTTAATTGCTGTGGTTTGGCAGTTAGGTATGCTATCAACGCTTGGTTTTGGCTTAGATCCGATGTCGATATTGGTACCATTTTTAGTCTTTGCGATTGGTGTCAGCCATGGGGTACAGATGATTAACTCTGTCTCCAAAATGGTCAATAGCGGCAAAACAAGCAAACAAGCAGCGCAATTAAGTTTTCGCGTGTTGTTGGTGCCTGGCGGCATAGCGTTATTATCAGACACCGTTGGCTTTATGACTTTATTATCGATAGATATTGGTATTATTCGTGAGTTAGCTATTACCGCATCACTGGGTGTTGCAATGATTATCTTAACTAACTTAGTGCTACTGCCATTGTTAGTTTCTTATATTCATGTGCCGAGAAATAAAGCTAATAATGACGGCAAAAAAAGTTCGTCATCGGATGGTTTATGGCACTTTATGTCAGCATTCGCTACACGTAAGGTGGCAATATTTATTTTAGCTATCACGGCTGTACTTTATATTGTCGGTTACCAAAATGCACAGAATATGAAAATAGGTGAGTTGCATGCTGGTGCACCTTCGCTACATGAGGCATCACGTTATAACCAAGACACTTTTTTAATTACTGATAAATATGCCATTAGTGTCGATTATATGTCGGTTATCGTTGAAACCACGGCAGATGCTTGTACTTATTATGAACATATGGATGTTATTGATAGGTTCCAATGGCGGATGGAAAATGTTGCTGGTGTGCAATCAGCGGTTAGCTTAGCGTCTATCGCTAAAATTGTTAACTCGGGTTATAACGAAGGTAATCCTAAGTGGCGAGTTTTATCACGCAACCAACAAACATTAGTGCAGTCAATTGCACGCGTACCATCATCGAGTGGTTTGCTCAATAGTGACTGTAGTGCCATGCCGGTGATTTTGTTTTTAGAAGATCATAAGGCTGAAACTATCAATCGCGTGGTGGATGCGGCTAAACTGGTTGCTAATGAACTAGCGACTGATAGCTTATCGTTTAAACTTGCTTCTGGTCCTGTTGGCGTTATGGCGGCAACGAATGAAGCAGTAGAGGCGGCTCAAATACCTATGATGCTATACGTCTATGGTGCAGTTATCATTTTATGTTTATTAAGCTTTAGAAGTTTAAGAGCAACCATTGCCGTTGTTGTACCACTTTATGTAGTGTCAACATTAGCGCAATGGTTAATGACCGAACTTAATATCGGCTTAACAGTATCAACGCTACCGGTTATTGCATTAGGTGTTGGTATTGGTGTTGATTATGGTATTTATATCTTATCGACCATGAGTGTTAAACTTCGTAATGGTGCCACAGTACAAAGTGCTTATTTTGATGCTTTGAAAGAGCGCGGAAGTGCGGTGTTAATCACCGGTGTCACTTTAGCTATTGGGGTTTCAACGTGGTTTTTCTCTGATTTAAAATTCCAAGTCGATATGGGTATACTATTAACGTTCATGTTTTTAGTTAATATGATTGCCGCCATACTGGTACTACCAGCGATAGCCGCATTTTTATGGCGAGAGCGAAAATAA